In the genome of bacterium, the window GGAAAAGTCCGGTTTCCGCATAACGTAACCGCTCTGTATTTTCATTGGGAAGTTTCCGGCGCAAAACCAGAGTGATTGAACGATCCATAATGGTATCGGCAAGGTGGCCGATACCGGACAGGGCTTTCGCCCCCCATAAGCTGAAACGTGTAGGGGTGTGGTTGTCTCCAACCGTTCTTATCGTATAGGCACTGCTTCGCGTGTGACCGGCGTTTACTATCCCACGCAACTCCTCATTGTCCCGCATGAAGGCGTCCACCTCATCGATAAGGAGTGTCGGGCTCCATGCGTCAATGGTTCGGAAAAATGCCGCCGGGCTTATGTTGCTCGCCATTAACGGCTTACACACTACCTGTTGAAGGAGAGTAAGCAGCTGTGTTTTTCCGCATCTCTTTTCAGGCGCGGTAATGACCGCAAAGGGGGCAACCTGGACAACATCGATGAACCATGTGAAGGCAACCCAGAGGGCTGCTGCGTCCGCCGTCTCTTCGGCGCATACAATAAACCGGCGGACAGTTGCCGAAAGGTCGGAAAGGAGGGTTGAGAGGTCAACAGGATCGGGCCACGGCTCAACCTCGTCAAAGGTTATGTTTCCCTTTTCCTCTTCGCCTTTGGCCCCTCTTACAAGCCGGTCAAGGGTTGAAACCTGAACGCCAAGTTTTTTAGCTTCCTCCTTCCTTACCCTGTCGTAATCGAATGGAGAAAGATCGGAAAGCCTTTTTACTTCCTCTAGATCGCTTGAGCGGCTTTCAATATTGGCCTGTAACGGGTTTTCGTGAGGGGTTGAGGGTTCTTGCATAGGAGCCCCCAGAGTATCAGCGTTGGGGGCTTCGCCGTTTAAGGGGTTCATGTTCAACCCCTTACGCTTCGGAGGTGGATTGCTTTAGGTTCGCCTCGATGAAGGCTTTAATGTCTTCCGGGCGATAGCGGACACAAGCGCCGGATATGCGGACGTGCTTGGGGCCTCGCCCCTGGACGCGCCATGCCTGTAAAGCCCTTGGGGTCAGGTTCAGAAGTGAAGCGGCTTGCTTTTCATTAAGGAGAGAGTTTTGTGATTCCATTGCGTTTTGCCTCCATAACTTTGGTTTACGATATGAAGGCGATTCTATTCGCTGGCTAATGATGAATATAGGAAGCGAAAATAGAAATTTACTTCCGTAATTCCTCTTTTAACTGCGTTAAATAATTTCTAGCAGCTTCTAAGACTTCTTTAAAAACCTCTTCTCCCATCTCATCTTTACGGAAATCCCCCTGTGCTGGTTTTATGAAAATTTCATGAATATATTGTCTTACTGTACGATCAGTAATGCCGTATTTTTGTCCGACTTTTTCATCTGCATATTCTCCCTTTAATCTTTTATCCCTGCGCATTTGCATCGCTTCATTAGCAATTCTCAGTTTTATGTCAAAGCTATTAAATTTATTTATTTCTTTTTGTCCAATTTCAAGTGATTCATTCATGTACATTGCGATTGGTGTTTTTGTAATTGCCTCACAGGAATACAAAATAAATTTTTTAGCATCCTCTGGCAATTTAATATCTTTGCCCAGAGGTCTTACATATAAGCCAGATGGCAAGATAATATCTGCGCCTAGCTGTAGGGAAACAATCTGGCTCGTAGCGTTCCACATAAAAAGTGGATTTCTTGTACCTTCGTATCGCTGTAGAAATACGCTTATATTAAGTGCCTTAATTAACACAATTCTTAGTACTTTGTAATTGTGTAGTCTAGCTTGTAACATAGTCTGTATAACTGTATTCATATAATGCGCAATGGTATTATCTGTAGCGGTAATTATGTTTTCGTAGCTATCAAATTCATTGTATTCAATTGTAAGTTCTTCAATCATGCTTTTTGCGATTTCTTTTATGATTTCGTTTGCAATTACTTCGTACTTTTTTTTAAATTCCTTCAAATATTTGCCCATTTAATCCTCCGCTTCCGGTAAGCCCACGCTCTAAAGTCTCAAAATTACGGCCTTCTAGAAGCCTATTTAATTAGCCTCAAGCCTTGCGCCGCTTCCATCATTCTCTCGCCGTGGTCTTCAAGGGCTTTCCGCGCCGGGTCTTCGCCCAAGCGGGCGTAAATGGCCGTTGTAGAGGGTTGCGTATGGCCTAGAACCTTGCCGATCAGCGGAAGGCTTGCGCCGCTTGTGGCAAGCCAGCTTCCAACCGTGCGCCTTAGATCGTGAAGGCGTACATCTTCAAGTTCCGCCTCTTGGCGTATTCGTCGCCAACTCTTCCCTATGTTGACGAGGTGCGTTTTTTCCTTCCTTCCGGGGAATACATGGGGGTTGCCCTCTTCTCTTGGAAGTTTGTCAAAAAGAGCCTTTGCAGGGGCGCTCAGGGGTATGTAGTGGACGCGCCCCGCCTTGGTGTCAGGTAGCCTCAGTTCATTGCGCTCAAAGTCAAGGTCTTCCCACTTGGCGTTAAGAAGCTCGCTTTTTCTCGCCCCGGTAAGGAGGTAAGCGAGAATCAAGGCGCGGATATAAACATTCGGTTCTTTGTTGATTGCTAGCGCCAGTTTCGGCAACTCTTCGGGCTTTATCCATCTATCCCGCTTTACCTCCCGAAAGGTTTGAACATCCCGCGCCGGGTTACTGTGTGCATCCGGCAAAAAACCCCACTCCCGCGCCTTCTCAAAGAGAACCGACACAAGGGCAAGAACGCGGTTCGCTTCATATTGCCCGCTTTCTCCTATCTTGTGATGAAGGGAGGCAACGTCAGAACGCCTAATAGCCTTGATTTTGAGAGTTCCCCAAGCTGGCAGTATATGGAGCTTGATTCGCCGCTTGTCTTCCTTGCCGGTCTTCTTTTGCGCCGCATGGCGCTCAAGATATGCCTCGCAAAGTTCGGATATATTGCGGTCGTCTTTCTTCCTTTCACGGTCAGCTAAAGGGTCTACTGGATCAGCGTTAAGCGCATCGGCTGTTG includes:
- a CDS encoding DUF3631 domain-containing protein; translated protein: MNPLNGEAPNADTLGAPMQEPSTPHENPLQANIESRSSDLEEVKRLSDLSPFDYDRVRKEEAKKLGVQVSTLDRLVRGAKGEEEKGNITFDEVEPWPDPVDLSTLLSDLSATVRRFIVCAEETADAAALWVAFTWFIDVVQVAPFAVITAPEKRCGKTQLLTLLQQVVCKPLMASNISPAAFFRTIDAWSPTLLIDEVDAFMRDNEELRGIVNAGHTRSSAYTIRTVGDNHTPTRFSLWGAKALSGIGHLADTIMDRSITLVLRRKLPNENTERLRYAETGLFPSLASRLARCAEDCREAVRSARPDLPASLHDRAQDNWEPLLAIADIAGGIWPDKARRAALTLSGAESPLQSIGTELLADIQEIFDAKRADKISTADLIQALCADDEKSWATYNRGKPISPRQVSSRLKEYGIISKTIRIGYGNTPKGFTLDQFKEAFSRYLTSPPEISATVTQPYSQAEKPVADSPTRCENENQNATPKPATGAGCGGVADKKGGWEVSI
- a CDS encoding DNA-binding protein; its protein translation is MESQNSLLNEKQAASLLNLTPRALQAWRVQGRGPKHVRISGACVRYRPEDIKAFIEANLKQSTSEA
- a CDS encoding site-specific integrase; this translates as MARRNAVQLTQKIVQSFQYECEIKTDSEGKRIEPRCVKWDLNATGLGLRVYPSGKKVWVFAYEVEGRKRLIQFDTPYPTLTLDGARAAAKALGGKIATADALNADPVDPLADRERKKDDRNISELCEAYLERHAAQKKTGKEDKRRIKLHILPAWGTLKIKAIRRSDVASLHHKIGESGQYEANRVLALVSVLFEKAREWGFLPDAHSNPARDVQTFREVKRDRWIKPEELPKLALAINKEPNVYIRALILAYLLTGARKSELLNAKWEDLDFERNELRLPDTKAGRVHYIPLSAPAKALFDKLPREEGNPHVFPGRKEKTHLVNIGKSWRRIRQEAELEDVRLHDLRRTVGSWLATSGASLPLIGKVLGHTQPSTTAIYARLGEDPARKALEDHGERMMEAAQGLRLIK